A segment of the Candidatus Methanomethylicota archaeon genome:
GATGTATTAAAATATGTTTATAATATAGAGCCATATTATAAATTAAAAACCCCTGAAGATCTTATAGGACATTTAGTTATTGGTCTTGCTCCTCATACATCTGCTGGAGTTATAGGAAGAATTATTGGATTTACAAAAGCTTCAGTATGTTATGCACATCCATTTTGGCATGCTGCAAAAAGAAGAAATTGCGATGGAGATGAAGATGCAATAATGCTGGCTCTTCAAGCATTTTTAGATTTTTCAAAACATTATTTACCTGAAAAAATAGGAGGATTAATGGATGCTCCATTAGTGCTTACAACAATAATAGATCCATCAGAAGTTGATGATGAATGTCATAATATAGAAATTGAAGAAAAATTACCTTTAGAATTTTATTCACTTTGTAAAGATTATAATGAACCAAAAGAAGCTTTAAAAATAATTAAAATTGTTAAAAATAAGCTTGGAACTCCTGAACAATATACAAATATAAAATTTTCCATTCCTACAAGCAATATTACAAAAGGACCACTTATGACTGAATATGATAGAATAAAAACAATGATGGATAAAGTAAAAAAACAATTAGAATTAGCAAAGAAAATACGTTCTGTAAATGCTAAAGATGTAGCTGAAAGATTATTAAAACATCATTTTATACCAGATCTTGCTGGTAATTTAAGAGCATTTTTAACACAACAATTTAGATGTACAAAATGTGGTACAAAGTATAGAAGAATTCCTCTAAAAGGTAAATGTATAAAATGTAATAATAATATAGTATTAACAGTTCATGAGGGAAACATAAGTAAGTATTTAGATGCAGCGTATACATTAGCAAAAGATTTTCAAGTTGATTCTTTTTTACAACAACAAATTAAGCTTATTGAAAGAAGTTTAAGAGAATTAATATATATCACAAATAAAAAAGAAACTTCATTAGATAGATTTTTTACATCACAGTGACTTGAGAAGATCTATATCAAATATTATTCCTTGAACTTCATTTTTTGCATTGACTACAATAAGTTGATCTACATCGTATTTTTTCATTTTTATGGCGCATTCGCTTATACTCGCAGTCTCTCTAATGGTAATACAAGGAGTGACCATTACTTGATGTAGTGGTATTTTTGGCAATGTTATTTTATCTTTAGTAATATATAATATAGAAGTTGTATCCCAATCCCATTCTTGGCCTTCAGATCCTGCTTTTAAAATTGATCTTTTCTCTTCAATTTTTGTCTCAACATATTTTATTAAATCTGTAAGTGAAAATATTCCTACTATTTGTTCATCATCATTTAATGCTAATATAACATTAGACTTTGTAAACATCATAATTCTTCCAACTATATTAAGTGGAGTATTATGCCAACATGTAATTAATATTGGATTCATTAAATCTTTAACTTTAATATTTGATGAAGACTTAATAAGAACTTTATGTACTATATCTCCAACTGTTATAATTCCAACAAGCTCTTTATTCATAACTACTGGTATTCTTCTAAAACCTTTTTCTAACATTATTTTTATACAATTATCAATTGAAGTCTCAGGTGTAATTGTAATAACATTTGGATTCATTATTAAAGCAATCTGTTCTTCATAAATATGTTTTAAAAAATCTTCTCTAGTAATAATTCCAATAACTTGTTTTGTACCTTTTTTTACTACAGGAAAACCAGATACTTTTTTTTCAAAAAATTTCTTTAATATTTGTTCTCTATTTC
Coding sequences within it:
- a CDS encoding CBS domain-containing protein produces the protein MYVKDIMNSNVVYVEAPGNREQILKKFFEKKVSGFPVVKKGTKQVIGIITREDFLKHIYEEQIALIMNPNVITITPETSIDNCIKIMLEKGFRRIPVVMNKELVGIITVGDIVHKVLIKSSSNIKVKDLMNPILITCWHNTPLNIVGRIMMFTKSNVILALNDDEQIVGIFSLTDLIKYVETKIEEKRSILKAGSEGQEWDWDTTSILYITKDKITLPKIPLHQVMVTPCITIRETASISECAIKMKKYDVDQLIVVNAKNEVQGIIFDIDLLKSL